The following coding sequences lie in one Kitasatospora azatica KCTC 9699 genomic window:
- a CDS encoding ABC transporter permease: MNDTAPTPAPSPAAAETLSGGPGAVAATLSPPTAPGTAAHARRRRPRGGAWLATVPLLAFFAIGFGLPALAILIGAFTTSSDAPDGGGTFTTGNVTHSLQGAYATSLWGSVKLSALTALLGTVIGLPLAQAVATSRFRALREAVMAGSGVLANFGGVPLAFMFVATLGNSGEITKQFKLTSHGWSLYTFTGLSVVYLYFLIPLMILTITPALEGLRVQWREAAANNGATTVQYWRHVALPILLPSLLGGFVLLFGSAFAAYATADAMVGSSIPLVSLQIADALSGNVLVGQGNVAMALGLDMIVVACLVMAIYLPLQRRSAKWLS, translated from the coding sequence ATGAATGACACGGCTCCCACCCCGGCGCCGTCCCCGGCCGCCGCTGAGACGCTCAGCGGCGGCCCCGGGGCCGTTGCCGCCACGCTTTCACCCCCCACCGCCCCCGGCACCGCCGCGCACGCCCGCCGCCGACGCCCCCGTGGCGGCGCCTGGCTGGCCACCGTGCCGCTGCTGGCCTTCTTCGCGATCGGCTTCGGCCTGCCCGCGCTGGCCATCCTGATCGGCGCCTTCACCACCTCCTCCGACGCCCCCGACGGCGGCGGCACCTTCACCACCGGCAACGTCACCCACTCCCTGCAGGGCGCCTACGCGACCTCGCTGTGGGGCAGTGTGAAGCTCTCCGCGCTCACCGCGCTGCTCGGCACCGTGATCGGCCTGCCGCTGGCCCAGGCGGTGGCCACCTCCCGGTTCCGCGCGCTGCGCGAGGCCGTGATGGCCGGCTCCGGCGTGCTGGCCAACTTCGGCGGTGTCCCGCTGGCCTTCATGTTCGTCGCCACCCTCGGCAACTCCGGTGAGATCACCAAGCAGTTCAAGCTGACCTCGCACGGCTGGAGCCTGTACACCTTCACCGGCCTGTCGGTGGTGTACCTGTACTTCCTGATCCCGCTGATGATCCTCACCATCACCCCGGCCCTGGAGGGTCTGCGGGTGCAGTGGCGTGAGGCGGCGGCCAACAACGGGGCCACCACGGTGCAGTACTGGCGGCATGTCGCGCTGCCGATCCTGCTGCCCTCGCTGCTGGGCGGCTTCGTGCTGCTCTTCGGCTCGGCCTTCGCCGCCTACGCCACCGCCGACGCCATGGTGGGCTCCTCGATCCCGCTGGTCAGCCTGCAGATCGCGGACGCGCTCTCCGGCAACGTGCTGGTCGGCCAGGGCAACGTGGCGATGGCCCTGGGCCTCGACATGATCGTGGTCGCCTGCCTGGTCATGGCGATCTACCTGCCCCTCCAGCGCCGGAGTGCCAAGTGGCTGAGCTGA
- a CDS encoding ABC transporter permease, translating into MNNRLSKVRWGRGTVMLLGGLYFAVPLAASAYFSIDSRKGIDFHAYTQLLKAPGFLPALQLSLELAVTSVVVLLLVLVPAMIAVRLGAPKLRPVLEFVCSLPLVVPVVALTTGISNVLGWAPKLRATPFYQTLMVIQDQNFPIVLVIAYVPMALPFAYRAIDGGLRGVDVKTLVEAARSCGASWPRAVVSVVIPNLRTALLNASVITVALVLGEFTTAAILGFAPFSVWINSNGKSDGQMSVAVSILSLLIVWIVLLLMSAVGRQRRARS; encoded by the coding sequence ATGAACAACCGTCTTTCGAAGGTGCGCTGGGGCCGCGGCACGGTCATGCTGCTCGGCGGCCTGTACTTCGCGGTGCCGCTGGCCGCCTCGGCCTACTTCAGCATCGACAGCCGCAAGGGCATCGACTTCCACGCCTACACCCAGCTGCTGAAGGCCCCCGGGTTCCTGCCGGCCCTGCAGCTCAGCCTGGAGCTGGCCGTGACCAGCGTCGTGGTGCTGCTGCTGGTCCTGGTCCCGGCCATGATCGCGGTCCGGCTCGGCGCCCCGAAGCTGCGCCCGGTGCTGGAGTTCGTCTGCTCGCTGCCGCTGGTGGTGCCGGTCGTCGCCCTCACCACCGGCATCAGCAACGTGCTCGGCTGGGCGCCCAAGCTGCGCGCCACGCCCTTCTACCAGACGCTGATGGTGATCCAGGACCAGAACTTCCCCATCGTGCTGGTCATCGCCTACGTGCCGATGGCACTGCCGTTCGCCTACCGGGCGATCGACGGCGGGCTGCGCGGGGTGGACGTCAAGACCCTGGTCGAGGCGGCCCGCAGCTGCGGTGCCAGCTGGCCGCGCGCGGTCGTCTCGGTGGTCATCCCCAACCTGCGCACCGCGCTGCTCAACGCCTCGGTGATCACCGTGGCGTTGGTCCTCGGCGAGTTCACCACCGCCGCCATCCTCGGCTTCGCGCCGTTCTCGGTGTGGATCAACTCCAACGGCAAGAGCGACGGCCAGATGTCGGTCGCGGTCTCGATCCTGAGCCTGCTGATCGTCTGGATCGTCCTGCTGCTGATGTCCGCCGTCGGCCGCCAGCGGCGCGCCCGGTCCTGA
- a CDS encoding ABC transporter ATP-binding protein has product MTTSTVAPPYGAPLHPGSATVEFRSLRRAFGSTVALDGLDLTVHPGELLALLGPSGCGKTTALRILAGFETHDAGQVLVDGEDVTRTPAHKRDAGMVFQSYSLFPHLTAVDNVSFGLKMRGLGKAERRAKAQELLELVGLPQRAGHYPHQMSGGQQQRIALARALALQPRVLLLDEPLSALDAKVRLNLREEIRRLQQELGITTLFVTHDQEEALSMADRVAVLRAGRLEQCATPSELYARPATAFVAEFVGTMSRIPAVRSGDGVEVLGRRHPVDGVLPRSGALDVLVRPENVGLTPGGDAVVTGASFLGAVTRLTVRLSDGTLVKADLPTEQAAQLPIGGSASLVLPDRPVLVDVRTTAGN; this is encoded by the coding sequence ATGACCACCTCCACTGTCGCCCCGCCCTACGGGGCGCCGCTGCACCCCGGCAGCGCCACCGTCGAGTTCCGTTCGCTGCGCAGGGCGTTCGGCTCGACGGTCGCCCTCGACGGACTCGACCTGACGGTCCACCCCGGCGAGCTGCTGGCCCTGCTCGGCCCGTCCGGCTGCGGCAAGACCACCGCGCTGCGGATCCTGGCCGGCTTCGAGACCCACGACGCGGGCCAGGTGCTGGTCGACGGCGAGGACGTCACCCGTACGCCCGCGCACAAGCGCGACGCCGGCATGGTCTTCCAGTCCTACAGCCTCTTCCCGCACCTGACCGCGGTGGACAACGTCTCCTTCGGGCTCAAGATGCGCGGCCTCGGCAAGGCCGAACGGCGGGCCAAGGCCCAGGAGTTGCTGGAGCTGGTCGGCCTGCCGCAGCGGGCCGGGCACTACCCGCACCAGATGTCCGGCGGCCAGCAGCAGCGCATCGCGCTGGCCCGGGCGCTGGCGCTGCAGCCGCGGGTGCTGCTGCTGGACGAGCCGCTCTCGGCGCTGGACGCCAAGGTGCGGCTCAACCTGCGCGAGGAGATCCGCCGGCTGCAGCAGGAGCTCGGCATCACCACCCTGTTCGTGACCCACGACCAGGAGGAGGCGCTGTCGATGGCCGACCGGGTCGCGGTGCTGCGGGCCGGCCGACTGGAGCAGTGCGCGACGCCCAGCGAGCTGTACGCGCGTCCGGCCACCGCCTTCGTCGCGGAGTTCGTCGGCACCATGAGCCGGATCCCGGCCGTCCGCTCCGGCGACGGCGTCGAGGTGCTGGGCCGGCGCCACCCGGTGGACGGCGTGCTGCCCAGGTCCGGCGCGCTGGACGTGCTGGTGCGCCCGGAGAACGTCGGCCTGACGCCCGGCGGGGACGCCGTGGTCACCGGTGCCAGCTTCCTCGGCGCGGTCACCCGGCTGACCGTCCGACTGTCCGACGGCACCCTGGTCAAGGCCGACCTGCCGACCGAGCAGGCGGCGCAGCTGCCGATCGGCGGCAGCGCTTCGCTGGTGCTGCCCGACCGCCCGGTCCTGGTGGACGTGCGCACCACTGCGGGGAACTGA
- a CDS encoding HAD family hydrolase, with translation MPLPSAVLFDMDGTLVDTEHLWWEATAEVAAEVGYTLGDSDLPEVLGHAVEHTAAHLDSVVTGSPGAAVLGERLNSAFTSRVAAQVVPRPGALALLAELRDAAVPTALVSASPRQVVDLVLTHLGRDWFTVTLAAEDTERTKPDPAPYLAAAAHLGLDPAVCVAVEDTPTGVASAHAAGCAVLAVPSSDVAIPAGPGITLLSSLLLADLPLLAGLTARPAE, from the coding sequence ATGCCGCTTCCCTCCGCCGTCCTCTTCGACATGGACGGCACCCTGGTCGACACCGAGCACCTCTGGTGGGAGGCGACCGCCGAGGTCGCCGCCGAGGTCGGGTACACCCTCGGTGACTCCGACCTGCCCGAGGTGCTCGGCCACGCGGTCGAGCACACCGCCGCCCACCTGGACTCGGTGGTCACCGGCTCGCCGGGTGCGGCGGTGCTCGGCGAGCGCCTCAACTCCGCGTTCACCAGCCGGGTCGCCGCCCAAGTGGTGCCGCGCCCGGGCGCGCTGGCCCTGCTCGCCGAACTGCGCGACGCCGCCGTGCCGACCGCGCTGGTCTCCGCCTCGCCCCGGCAGGTGGTCGACCTGGTGCTCACCCACCTCGGCCGGGACTGGTTCACCGTCACGCTGGCCGCCGAGGACACCGAGCGCACCAAGCCGGACCCGGCGCCCTACCTGGCCGCGGCCGCCCACCTGGGCCTGGACCCCGCCGTCTGCGTGGCCGTGGAGGACACCCCGACCGGCGTCGCCTCGGCGCACGCGGCCGGCTGCGCGGTGCTGGCGGTCCCGTCCTCGGACGTGGCGATCCCGGCCGGCCCCGGCATCACGCTGCTGTCCAGCCTGCTGCTGGCCGACCTGCCCCTGCTCGCCGGGCTCACCGCCCGGCCCGCAGAATAG
- a CDS encoding DMT family transporter: protein MPYLLLTFAILSEVCATSCLKLTDGFSKLWPSVGVGIGYVLSFVLLGQALKQIPVSVAYAVWSGAGTAAVAAIGMVAFGEQLGKPQLLGIALIIVGVVLLNLRATH from the coding sequence ATGCCCTACCTCCTCCTCACCTTCGCCATCCTCAGCGAGGTCTGCGCCACCAGCTGCCTCAAACTCACCGACGGCTTCAGCAAGTTGTGGCCGAGTGTGGGGGTGGGCATCGGGTACGTGCTGTCCTTCGTGCTGCTCGGCCAGGCGCTGAAGCAGATACCCGTCTCGGTCGCCTACGCCGTCTGGTCCGGCGCCGGCACCGCGGCGGTGGCGGCGATCGGCATGGTCGCCTTCGGCGAGCAGCTGGGGAAGCCGCAGCTGCTGGGCATCGCGCTGATCATCGTCGGCGTGGTGCTGCTCAACCTGCGGGCCACCCACTGA